GATGCCGTCTTCTGCCAGGCTCAGTTCTTCCCGTAAGTGGCTCCAGGGATgcccccaggcaaggccaccCTGCAGTTCCTTTGGAGCAGGGCCTCGCCAGGAGCCTAGAGAAGCAGTCAGGCTCTTCTgcaccctgccccttccccctcaCCGTGGCTATTACTTCTGGGATGGCCCTCCTTTTGTTCTTGCCACACATGCTGTCCCCCGGCCAGTACGCGCTCCCAAATAGCCGGTCACCAGCGGGTTGAGCACCACACTCCAAGCACCTGTGATGAGCCCCAGCTTCCGCCAGCGGCTTCCCAGGTTGGGGTGCAGGAAGCCAGCCACGTTGGAGGCATTGTAGGGTCCTAAGCAGAGCAGCAGTGTGAGCAGAGCCCCGCCGGCCACCCAGGCCGCCCTGAGCTTCCGTCTGTGGCTCAGGCCTGAGCGGGCCAGTGCCCGAAGGCAGCCCACGTAGCAGAAGGCTGTGATGGTCAGGGGCAGAAagaagagcaggagagagaggctGAGGCGAGCAGGGCCCGCAGAGGCCGGGTCCCAGGCCTCCAGGCAGACCGGAGAGCCGTTGACTGGTGTGTTGATGCCCAGGGGGCTGGTGGTATTGTCCATCCAGCCTCCCGGAGCCTCCAACCCAAAGACCAATCCCAAGTGACAGAGGACGAGGGCCCATATAGCCACGCACACGCCCCAGGAGTAGCGCGGCCTCCGGGCGGCTTGGTAGCCCAAGGGGAAGGCGGCACCCAGGTAGCGGCCCACACTCAGGGCGGCCAGGAAGCCCCCGCCCGCGTAGAGGGGAGCGAAGTGGACCAGGGCGAAGGCGGGACAGAGAGGGGCCGGCAGAGGCCAGGCTCCCTCGGCCAGCGCCTCCACCGCCTTCAGGGGCAGGGAGGTCGCCAGCAGGAGGTCAGAGCAGCCCAGGTGGAGGGTGTAGACGAGGCTGGGGGTGAGGCGGAGCCGGGCGTGGGACACGGCGCCCGCGATGGCCAGCGTGTTGAGCGGGAAGCCCAGCGCAAAGGCGGCCATGTAGAGGGCGAAGGAGAGCTGCGGGGGCAGGTCCATGGGGCCACCCCTGCGCTCCGCGTGCTGCCTGCCCTCAGATCTCGGGGCCGGGGAAGGGGAGCTCCTGGGGTCACAGGCTGGTTTCAGCACTGCTGCTCGGGATGGGAGACCTGAGTGGACAGGTGCCCATAGAGGGAGGGAGCAGCCCGTTAGCCGTGGAGCTGGTTTAGAAGCAAGGACCTCTAGCTCTCAGTCCTCTGCTTTCCTTCCACCACATCCCCTCCCTTAAAATGGAGAGAGCGACCTCAGTGTAACAGGAGGAGATGGAACACAGCGTGCAGGTCCCATAAGAGGGAAGTCCTCTTGATTTCTGAGACTCTGGGGAGACAAGGGGTAGAGAGAATTTCAGGACAGAGTTGAGCCTGACAGTATGTGTTTTTCTTAGGAGTGGAAGTTAGACTCCCGTGTTCGCGCCCTTCCCTCAAATCCCTGGAAAGAGGAGCTGCCCcaaaccccccaccccccactgccaGTAGGCAGGTCAGGGTGATGGCAACTCCAAGCTAAGGCAGGGAGAAGCTAGGTTTGGCTAAGGTAGAGGTTGTGGCAAAGGGCCGGAGCAGAGGGCTCCGGGGGAGGGTCCAGGGATAAGTCATCAGTGTCACGGGGAATGACACCAGCAGCCTTTTGGGGAATCCCCAAGCAGGGACATCTGGGGGTCTGGGGAATAACTGCTGTGGGGAGAGAAGCCACAGAAAGAGGGACTCACCTCTTGGTGCTGCCAGATGTCTCTGAGGCTCAGGAGTCCCCCGAGGGAGGGTGGCCAGGATAGGCAGTGAACTGGAAAAGAGAGGAGGGCGGAGTGGCAGGGCCATTAGCCTGAGGCCCTCGCAGCCTGGATGAGCAGCTAATGGGGCATCTCAGGCTGGAACTGAGGCCAgactgaaggaggtgagggtccAAGGTGATGCGAACACAGGAAGGGGAGAGGTTAGCAATGTTGGGTTTTTCTGGCCAAGTGAGGAACATAGCACTTTTAAAGAGCAGGGTTGGTGGGGTACAAACTGCCAGAGCATAACGGtattcccccccccacccccaaccgcCTGTGCAAACCTGCTCTGGGGGCTAAGTCTTTTCTCCTGAGCTCGTGAGCTGGCCCTGGGCTCACTCCACTCCCTTCACTCACCCAACCATCTCCTCGTGGCAGTTAGCACGTGGGACAATGAGATCTGCGTTCCCAGTTGGAGCTTCCGCTCTCCCCCGACCGGTGCAGGCCTCGGGctcctccatctccctctcctttcccctctggcttGATGACAGTGGTTGCTGACCCTCGCGGTGCGgatgggagcagggaggaggagagacaggGAGCAAGTACAGTCTTGCTTGGTGGCGCTAAGGTGCCCGGGCTGTGGTCGCCACTCTGGGCTGCACGAATGTCAAAGGGGATGCCTCTCTGGGGCACCTGTAGGGACGCTGGGTGATGCTCGCTAAGACACAGATGGCTCATGCCTCCAGCTGAATGCTTAACTTTCCTCTCAACCTGGGAAGTTCAGGGGGTTACCTCCCTGGGGGTCACCTGGCCCTTCTAGGAAGACCTCCTAAGTGAGATTTAGAGATTACAGGCCATCTCTGTAATTctatctctctgcctctctccctctgtctcttccctgcctctgacTGACAATACAGTTTTCTTGGTTGTATGTCAGTCACCAGGTCGccgtgccccctcctccccaaattCCAAGTCACCCAGAATAAGCCTCTCTGAGTGGTTTTTCTGGAAGTGCTTCCCACCCAGGCTTCAAGCGCAGGCAGCAGGAGATTCTCAGCTTACCCACAACTCCCTTCAAAGAAATGATCTAATTTCCTTCAGTGACTAAATTGACTCTCGGTCACCTCCCTCCCAAGTCCTGTATCTGTCGTCCAGTGCATCCCTTGGAGTGCAGAAGAATGGGACATCTGTTGTGTAGTATTCTGTCTTTGGGGAGCACTGAGGAGCTGACAACCCAGGGAAAAATCAGCAGGAGCGCCATTTCACCTCCTGTGGCAAGCCTTTGGGAGAAGAGCGAGGCCAGGTGCACAGGGAGGGAGACCGCACGTCTTCGAGCTCTTCTTGCCTTGGCCCTCTCACCTGGCAATTCAGGTGTCTGCCCAGTGTCACCTGCTCAGAGGGTCTTCCTTGACCCCAGCATCCCAAACAGCTCCCCTTGTCCAGTCCCTCTGTTTTCATCTCACGTTGTGTCTATCCCAAGCAGCCACGCCTCTGTGACATCAGCTTTGCTAGCTCCTCTGCTAGAACGTTGGCCAGTGAAGCCAGAGACTTGTCTGCTGTGTCCATTGCTTGCTGCATACATAGTAGGGACTCAGTGAGTCGGATGAATGGTCAATTGCCTGGGCCCTGGAAGGACAGTGAGATCTGGGGCTGGGTCGTGGGCCACCTGTGTCCTGGAGTCCCTGTCCTCAGCGCTGCCCAGTCACCTGCTGTGCACGCCTCGGCGGGGCCTGTCGACAGGCAGATCTCTCGGTCAATTGGTCGTGAAGTAGGTTTATATCAGCAGCCAGGCTTGGGGACAGGATGGGAAGACATGGCTGGGTGCCAGGTAGTCTGTGCCACGCCTCATCAGGATGGCGGCTGCCTTCAGCTCCTAAAACACTTTGGGCACCCTAGACTAGAGATCCCCAAGATTAAGACCAGGTCACGTCTCTGTTGAACCCCCAACAACtggctctgtgctggatgaagTGGTAAGTGTTTAGTAGATGTTTGCTGGGTAAGGGGTTGAATAATACTGGCCCCCAAACCCTCCCCATCTCATTTCAGCAGTTCTCAATGCCTTCCCTTTCTCCAGAAATGCAAATGGTGCTCACGAGAAATTAAACTAGGGACAAAGTGGGTGGATGGGGAAATCAGTGCTCCACTCTGCCATTGGTATCCCaaatgagacaggatggaagaggGCAGGGTACAGCCaatcaaggaatgacagcaatttagcaccaaaatggtggaagattcacctcctagttggccttgaggattaacaggtttaacttctagtagaccttgagctccattatatgctcattgtaacagcacgatcaaataacatgccctcaggcaccatgacagccccaaggcaaactgcaaaaggccaaaggatgggcggtggcccaatgcctgggaatcccagccccttccccagggcaattggattgatcccacctgtagacctgtgaagctactgagaccataaaaagtgacacCACCACGCCTAGTGGCCCTTGGCGCTCTTCTCTCCCCTtcggagacggcccgcactctgtctatggagtgtgtacccacTTTGACttaaacctgagcacccaattcccacacctctttccttgcctttctcttgccttatactctgtgcagtatgtatctctctaaataaatctacctttactcaatggTGGCTCATgcttgaattctttcctttgtgaagccaaggacccacacttggcggggcacatcccaggggctcaaccaagacctgggcctcggccctcctcacaccccacatccgttttcctgcatcacaagGACGACCTGAACATCTCCTCTCCGAGAGCATCTGGTGTGGGGCAGACGGGAAAGGAAGGCGCACTTTTGAAGCACCCACCACAGGTCAGGAGTTTTACGGCCATCTTACTGATTGACTTACCACGAGCTCCCACCTCAAAGGGTGGGCCTTGGCCCTttggcagaagcaggaggctggGTGGAGAGAGAACAGACCGAGAAGCGGAAGGGAAGTCCGAAGGACCTCCCTGGCAAGTGGGAGTTAGTGCACACAACAGAGAACCAGTGAGGGTGACGGGGGAAGACAGAAAAGCCATGAGGTTTCTCACTGCAGCTGGCCATCAAGAAGTCAGGCAACTGTGGGTTGTGAAAGAACTTAGCTGGGTCACTTTTAAGAATAGCTGTGAGTAGTGAATTGGCTTCCTCTTTTCACAGTCTTCAAGAGATGCAAATCAGATGGGAATTTGGTATTTAGGGACTTTGGGCTATTGTGTTAGCCTTCTTATATATAATATGACATAAGATTATATCTCACTTCCTATCTTGAACCACCACTTTACAATAgatgaaaatgaggctcagagaagctggcGAACTTTGCCCAAGATCACTGGCTGGTTAAGTAGAAGAGTGTGCCTGCCTGCAGAGCCAATGCCCTCTTTACAACAAGACAATGAACTCTCTGATCTGCTGATTGGATCGTGAAATCAcctttcccctctccccaaaccccatgATGCCTCCCCCTTTGCCCTGTCCCCACTCAGACTCTGCAGACTGGAAGTTGTTCACTGGCTCTTTGGTGTGGTACCTGAGCCATTTTTATTGTGCAGCTCTGTGTCTGTTACACGTGTGTCCACATCAGTGGGTGTCTTAGACCACGAGACCCCTGAGGGTAGGGGCTGCAGCAGCATAGTCCTCTCCGTGGAATGCCTCGCTTGCACAGAGGAGAAACCAGCCCAGGGCAGTGCCTCTTTCTACCTCACTTCTGTCACTCTTCCCCTGGGCTTTGCCCCCGAGGCAAAAATTAGGCTTAAGATTAGTGAGTGGGGCTATCAGAGCAGGGGTGGGCTGTCAAAGGcatagggagagaaagaaagaaaagtaatgacCAGCTGATCTGAGCAGGGACATGGCCACCTGGGGATGGGGTTTGGGAGGCGGTAGGTGGTGGTAGATggctggggtggggtaggggggttTGTACAGCTCAGGGTAATTTCTGGGTGGGAAGGCAAGTGGGAAAGGGCCAGAGACAGACCCTTTGGAGGGTCAGGGCTATCAGTTCTGAGAAGGAGGACTGTCTCTGGACCATGCACAAAGTTCTCTGCACCAACTCGTGTTGCAGTAACCtcgtgcgtgcgtgcatgcgtgcgt
This genomic interval from Vicugna pacos chromosome 9, VicPac4, whole genome shotgun sequence contains the following:
- the FFAR1 gene encoding free fatty acid receptor 1; the protein is MDLPPQLSFALYMAAFALGFPLNTLAIAGAVSHARLRLTPSLVYTLHLGCSDLLLATSLPLKAVEALAEGAWPLPAPLCPAFALVHFAPLYAGGGFLAALSVGRYLGAAFPLGYQAARRPRYSWGVCVAIWALVLCHLGLVFGLEAPGGWMDNTTSPLGINTPVNGSPVCLEAWDPASAGPARLSLSLLLFFLPLTITAFCYVGCLRALARSGLSHRRKLRAAWVAGGALLTLLLCLGPYNASNVAGFLHPNLGSRWRKLGLITGAWSVVLNPLVTGYLGARTGRGTACVARTKGGPSQK